A stretch of Acidimicrobiales bacterium DNA encodes these proteins:
- a CDS encoding MMPL family transporter, whose product MERIWRSLGLNLGKYWYLVLGAVVVITGVLSIGAGRIEFATGQDSYLNRDSQEALDNVEFQKQFGGEAVILLFTADDDAIVPDLFSDANRAELARIEAELREIEEVSSVITPLTSVIFSSRIIDEGVGTAGLRHALEDDPDPDSQALRTEDLSTTLFRLGAAGDADLGNRDWVEFLLYDNTDFVRDGTDVTGPPVEDRTLRASLRSTFPDQQTAVGGVVIEGNADLDTLSSATEQVLAIMQTAELEGWSAITTGSPVFLKDINDYLQGGMLTLGAAAFALMALVLLIAFPVRWRLLPLLAVLIAVVWTFSILGFAGIDLSLVTISGLPILIGLGVDFAIQVHNRVEEEVVLDREDHPMRETLANLGPPLGAATVGAVLAFLVLRISLVPMIRDFGVMLAVGIVVILVIGIVVPTAILGIREYKARTTSLTEPTRVERAIVKLGGLPQKAVVPVMVLSVGVLIAGIALEDQFEIQSDPVRWVNQDTQTVRDLETLKEETNFESTLGILIEANNINAQPVADMLAGFIGTWDSPDELRVANSSSMVSTMTKIINIEGATPVAPRAEDLELLIDVMPPDIHRALVADDRTATQVNFRLAPAPLADDAILVAEIQADLERRIAELDLPSDSILVVDLEPGDQAVKAVPAGLAVVGVGLLENLSANRAVLTYLALVVAGLWLLIRHRSAIRALLAMTPVLLAVGMSSVIVAVLGLSLSPLTTVSGPLVIATCTEFSVLILGRYLEERQRGLSPQEATDRASARTGRAFFTSALTTIFGFGVLVFSALPLLSDFGLIVTMNVAVALLSALIVMPPLLVWADTRGLVGVAPVSSESAGHGVRLADRPGPSMALGGVVLVAVGLALFLSADTEEGNAATSEFTAVALPTTTTTTTTTTVPDPDEPPEVIDVSQFGTDPPTEFVPSVLFGLLTGAGADPQRAVCTGSVLGDRVDLDALVTALDPPNYPDEALVPVIQAALDCGIEQATVDAAIEAARGG is encoded by the coding sequence ATGGAACGCATCTGGCGATCGCTCGGCCTGAACCTGGGCAAGTACTGGTATCTGGTGCTCGGAGCCGTGGTGGTGATCACCGGCGTTCTCTCCATCGGGGCCGGGAGGATCGAGTTCGCCACCGGCCAGGACAGCTACCTGAACCGCGACAGCCAGGAGGCGCTCGACAACGTCGAGTTCCAGAAGCAGTTCGGCGGCGAGGCCGTCATCCTCCTGTTCACCGCGGATGACGACGCGATCGTCCCCGACCTCTTCTCCGATGCCAACCGGGCCGAACTCGCCCGCATCGAGGCCGAGCTGCGCGAGATCGAGGAGGTCAGCTCGGTCATCACCCCGCTCACCTCCGTCATCTTCAGCAGCCGCATCATCGACGAGGGCGTCGGCACCGCCGGCCTCCGTCACGCACTCGAGGACGACCCCGATCCCGACTCGCAGGCCCTGCGCACGGAGGACCTGTCCACCACCCTCTTCCGGCTCGGCGCGGCCGGCGACGCGGATCTCGGCAACCGCGATTGGGTCGAGTTCCTGCTCTACGACAACACCGACTTCGTGCGCGACGGCACGGACGTCACCGGCCCGCCCGTCGAGGACCGCACGCTGCGGGCGAGCCTCCGGTCGACCTTCCCCGACCAGCAGACCGCGGTCGGCGGCGTGGTCATCGAGGGCAACGCCGACCTCGACACGCTCTCGTCCGCCACCGAGCAGGTGCTGGCGATCATGCAGACGGCCGAGCTCGAGGGGTGGAGCGCGATCACCACCGGCTCCCCCGTCTTCCTCAAGGACATCAACGACTACCTCCAGGGCGGCATGCTCACGCTCGGCGCCGCGGCGTTCGCCCTGATGGCGCTGGTCCTCCTCATCGCCTTCCCGGTTCGCTGGCGGCTGCTCCCGCTGCTCGCGGTGCTGATCGCCGTCGTGTGGACGTTCTCGATCCTCGGGTTCGCCGGGATCGACCTCTCCCTCGTCACCATCTCGGGTCTGCCGATCCTCATCGGGCTCGGCGTGGACTTCGCGATCCAGGTGCACAACCGCGTCGAGGAGGAAGTGGTGCTCGATCGCGAGGACCACCCGATGCGCGAGACGTTGGCCAACCTCGGGCCGCCGCTCGGGGCAGCCACGGTCGGCGCGGTGCTCGCGTTCCTGGTGCTGCGCATCTCGCTCGTGCCGATGATCCGCGACTTCGGCGTCATGCTCGCCGTCGGCATCGTGGTCATCCTCGTGATCGGCATCGTCGTGCCGACCGCGATCCTCGGCATTCGCGAGTACAAGGCGCGAACGACGTCGCTCACCGAGCCCACCCGCGTCGAACGGGCGATCGTGAAGCTCGGCGGTCTGCCGCAGAAGGCGGTCGTCCCCGTCATGGTGCTGTCCGTCGGCGTGCTCATCGCCGGCATCGCGCTGGAGGATCAGTTCGAGATCCAGAGCGATCCGGTGCGCTGGGTCAACCAGGACACCCAGACCGTGCGGGACCTCGAGACCCTCAAGGAGGAGACGAACTTCGAGAGCACGTTGGGCATCCTGATCGAGGCGAACAACATCAATGCTCAACCCGTCGCCGACATGCTCGCCGGGTTCATCGGCACCTGGGACTCACCGGACGAACTCCGCGTCGCGAACAGCTCGAGCATGGTGTCGACGATGACCAAGATCATCAACATCGAGGGAGCGACTCCGGTTGCGCCCCGCGCCGAGGACCTCGAGCTCCTGATCGACGTGATGCCCCCGGACATCCATCGCGCCCTGGTGGCGGACGACCGCACGGCGACGCAGGTCAACTTCCGTCTCGCCCCCGCACCCCTCGCTGACGACGCGATCCTCGTCGCGGAGATCCAGGCGGACCTCGAGCGCCGCATCGCCGAACTCGACCTCCCGTCCGATTCCATCCTGGTCGTCGACCTCGAACCCGGCGACCAGGCCGTGAAGGCCGTCCCGGCCGGGCTCGCCGTCGTCGGCGTCGGCCTGCTGGAGAACCTCTCGGCCAACCGCGCCGTGCTGACCTACCTCGCGCTCGTCGTCGCCGGTCTGTGGTTGTTGATCCGCCATCGCAGCGCGATCCGGGCGCTGCTCGCGATGACGCCCGTCCTGCTCGCGGTCGGCATGTCCTCGGTGATCGTCGCCGTGCTCGGCCTGTCGCTGAGTCCGCTGACCACGGTGAGCGGACCGCTCGTCATCGCGACGTGCACCGAGTTCAGCGTGCTCATCCTCGGGCGCTATCTCGAGGAACGCCAGCGGGGCCTGTCACCACAGGAGGCCACGGATCGGGCCTCGGCCCGGACCGGCCGCGCCTTCTTCACCTCGGCGCTGACCACGATCTTCGGCTTCGGGGTGCTCGTCTTCTCGGCCCTGCCGCTCCTGTCCGACTTCGGCCTGATCGTCACCATGAACGTGGCGGTCGCCCTGCTCTCGGCGCTCATCGTCATGCCGCCGCTCCTCGTCTGGGCCGACACACGGGGCCTGGTCGGCGTCGCCCCCGTCTCCTCCGAGTCCGCCGGCCACGGCGTGCGGCTCGCGGACCGGCCGGGGCCGTCGATGGCGCTCGGCGGCGTCGTGCTCGTGGCCGTCGGCCTTGCCCTGTTCCTCAGCGCCGACACCGAGGAAGGCAACGCCGCGACCAGCGAGTTCACCGCGGTGGCCCTCCCGACCACCACGACCACGACGACCACGACCACGGTGCCCGACCCCGACGAGCCGCCCGAGGTGATCGACGTCTCCCAGTTCGGCACCGACCCGCCAACCGAGTTCGTGCCCAGCGTCCTCTTCGGCCTGCTCACGGGGGCTGGAGCCGATCCGCAGCGGGCGGTGTGCACCGGATCGGTGCTCGGCGACCGCGTCGACCTCGATGCCCTCGTCACCGCACTGGATCCGCCGAACTACCCCGACGAGGCGCTGGTCCCGGTCATCCAGGCCGCGCTCGACTGCGGGATCGAGCAGGCCACGGTCGACGCGGCGATCGAGGCCGCCCGCGGCGGCTGA
- a CDS encoding acetyl-CoA C-acetyltransferase — protein sequence MRSPNTAYIVDAVRTPTGKRGGGLAHLHPADLGAAAISALMERTGIDPNAVEDVILGNVDSVGGQAGDIARTSWLAAGLPEAVPGTTVDRQCGSGQQAISFAAMGVMAGVQDLVVAGGVQQMSQIPISSAMTLASELGFDDPFSGSTGWVDRYGTQEVSQFRGAELIAEKWDTSRDDCERFAFESHERAIRAIDEGRFDAEIVPVGDCTMDEGPRRGGSLEKMQQLPTLVEGGRLTAACASQISDASAALLIASEQALEDHGLTPRARIHHMSVRGDDPIYMLSGPIPATAYALEKTGMSVDDIDLFECNEAFAPVPLAWMKEHGIPHEKVNVNGGAIALGHPLGATGAKLMTTLLHELERTGGRYGLQTMCEGGGQANVTIIERL from the coding sequence ATGAGATCTCCCAACACCGCCTACATCGTCGATGCCGTCCGCACGCCCACGGGCAAGCGCGGCGGAGGGCTCGCCCATCTCCACCCCGCCGACCTCGGCGCCGCCGCGATCTCGGCCCTGATGGAGCGCACCGGGATCGACCCGAACGCGGTGGAGGACGTCATCCTCGGCAACGTCGATTCCGTCGGAGGCCAGGCGGGTGACATCGCCCGCACGAGCTGGCTCGCGGCCGGGCTCCCGGAGGCGGTGCCGGGCACGACGGTCGATCGCCAGTGCGGCTCCGGCCAGCAGGCGATCTCCTTCGCGGCCATGGGGGTGATGGCGGGCGTGCAGGATCTCGTGGTCGCCGGTGGCGTCCAGCAGATGTCACAGATCCCCATCAGCTCGGCCATGACGCTGGCGAGTGAGCTGGGATTCGACGATCCCTTCTCCGGCTCGACCGGGTGGGTGGATCGCTACGGCACCCAGGAGGTGTCGCAGTTCCGCGGCGCCGAGCTGATCGCCGAGAAGTGGGACACCAGCCGTGACGACTGCGAGCGCTTCGCCTTCGAGAGCCACGAACGGGCGATCCGGGCGATCGACGAGGGCCGCTTCGACGCCGAGATCGTGCCGGTCGGGGACTGCACGATGGACGAAGGCCCTCGCCGGGGAGGCTCACTCGAGAAGATGCAGCAGCTGCCCACGTTGGTCGAGGGCGGTCGGCTCACCGCGGCGTGCGCCAGCCAGATCAGCGACGCGTCGGCCGCGCTGCTCATCGCCTCCGAGCAGGCCCTCGAGGACCACGGCCTGACCCCGCGGGCCCGCATCCACCACATGTCGGTGCGGGGCGACGATCCGATCTACATGCTGTCCGGCCCGATTCCGGCGACGGCCTATGCGTTGGAGAAGACGGGCATGTCGGTGGACGACATCGACCTGTTCGAGTGCAACGAGGCCTTCGCCCCGGTGCCGCTGGCGTGGATGAAGGAGCACGGCATCCCCCACGAGAAGGTCAACGTGAACGGGGGCGCCATCGCTCTCGGCCATCCGCTCGGGGCCACCGGCGCGAAGCTGATGACGACGCTGCTGCACGAACTCGAGCGCACCGGCGGGCGCTACGGCCTCCAGACGATGTGTGAGGGCGGCGGCCAGGCCAACGTCACCATCATCGAACGCCTGTGA
- a CDS encoding LLM class flavin-dependent oxidoreductase — MSDPRFTSEPLRPGSVSLRLYPHDTDAVEQIALIRAQAARAVAVGYDGVMVSEHHADFPGYLPNPIQLAGFLLDSMPTGWAAPCPLLLPMKPYALMAEDLAWLDVAYPGRVGAGFAAGALPVDFELAEVPFDEIVERFKAALPKVVAALRGEDPTPLGADRAIARTAAHPMPMVVAAQSPGAVRRAARLGLGILYDSLQTAEVTRRLSDVFVEAGGTGPRIAIRRVWIGDPPNDEMAAQMAHYRSYAPESAMKNWDGDQLIAAPTGAEVAERLADFLDAAGCDTVNVRIHVKDLTPAQVDEQLEAHTDGFLPVLRERLVG, encoded by the coding sequence GTGTCTGACCCCCGCTTCACCTCGGAGCCCCTGCGGCCGGGATCGGTCTCGCTGCGGCTGTACCCGCACGACACCGACGCGGTGGAGCAGATCGCGCTGATCCGTGCGCAGGCCGCGCGCGCGGTGGCGGTGGGATACGACGGCGTGATGGTGAGCGAGCACCACGCCGATTTCCCCGGGTACCTCCCGAATCCGATCCAGCTCGCCGGCTTCCTGCTCGATTCGATGCCGACCGGCTGGGCCGCGCCCTGCCCGTTGCTGCTGCCCATGAAGCCGTATGCGCTGATGGCCGAGGACCTCGCGTGGCTCGACGTCGCGTACCCGGGTCGCGTGGGCGCGGGATTCGCGGCGGGCGCCCTGCCGGTGGACTTCGAGCTCGCCGAGGTGCCCTTCGACGAAATCGTCGAACGGTTCAAGGCCGCGCTGCCGAAGGTCGTCGCCGCGTTGCGGGGCGAGGACCCGACGCCGCTCGGCGCCGATCGCGCGATTGCCCGCACGGCGGCCCATCCGATGCCGATGGTCGTCGCCGCCCAGAGCCCGGGCGCGGTGCGCCGGGCCGCCCGACTCGGACTCGGCATCCTCTACGACAGCCTCCAGACCGCCGAGGTCACCCGTCGCCTCAGCGACGTCTTCGTGGAGGCCGGCGGGACCGGTCCTCGCATCGCGATCCGGCGGGTGTGGATCGGCGATCCGCCCAACGACGAGATGGCGGCACAGATGGCGCACTACCGCAGCTACGCGCCCGAGTCGGCCATGAAGAACTGGGACGGTGATCAGCTCATCGCCGCTCCGACCGGCGCCGAGGTGGCGGAGCGGCTGGCGGACTTCCTCGATGCCGCCGGCTGTGACACCGTCAACGTGCGGATCCACGTGAAGGACCTCACGCCGGCCCAGGTCGACGAGCAGCTCGAGGCCCACACGGACGGCTTCCTGCCGGTGCTGCGCGAACGCCTCGTCGGATGA
- a CDS encoding carboxymuconolactone decarboxylase family protein produces the protein MSGSLEPRPVDELTGEVRAWVELSGARLAGDPLAIIRVLSHQPHFVEPFLRWSAALAAAPALGVRRHELACLRVAWRFDSAYEWDNHEPIAREAGVTDVELDALRREEPSDTDPTTFGDDDAAVVAFVDSMVAGTVTAEARADVVARFGADAAVELVWTVGQYAGLSLVANALEIDADI, from the coding sequence ATGAGCGGGTCGCTCGAACCCCGACCGGTCGACGAGCTGACCGGCGAGGTCCGGGCCTGGGTCGAACTCTCCGGCGCGCGGCTCGCGGGCGACCCCCTCGCCATCATCCGGGTCCTGTCCCATCAGCCCCACTTCGTGGAGCCGTTCCTGCGCTGGTCGGCCGCGCTCGCGGCGGCGCCGGCGCTCGGCGTGCGCCGTCACGAGCTGGCCTGCCTGCGCGTCGCCTGGCGTTTCGACTCGGCCTACGAGTGGGACAACCACGAGCCGATCGCCCGTGAGGCCGGGGTCACCGACGTCGAGCTCGATGCGCTCCGTCGGGAGGAGCCGTCGGACACCGACCCGACGACGTTCGGCGATGACGATGCCGCGGTCGTCGCCTTCGTCGATTCGATGGTCGCCGGTACGGTTACCGCCGAGGCCCGGGCCGACGTGGTGGCCCGGTTCGGCGCGGATGCCGCAGTCGAGTTGGTGTGGACGGTCGGGCAGTACGCCGGCCTCTCGCTCGTCGCCAACGCACTGGAGATCGACGCCGACATCTGA
- a CDS encoding TetR family transcriptional regulator translates to MVLIEAEQRSLADERVARRTQPHADAYAEELADLIRAAFTVVAETGTLDPPVREILRTAGLSNQAFYRHVDSKDELLLLMLDEGRRSLVSYLERRMAPCTTPQDRLDVWTRGVLAQASDADAARRTRPFLAQADRLAELFPDEQRRSEDLLIRQVADAGDTDDAGATAIYDLAFGALGRALRRGNALTGEQLDRLVQLVLAVAGETTIERKVS, encoded by the coding sequence ATGGTTCTCATCGAGGCGGAACAGCGTTCCCTGGCAGACGAACGGGTCGCCCGTCGCACCCAGCCCCACGCCGACGCCTATGCCGAGGAGCTCGCCGACCTCATACGGGCCGCGTTCACCGTCGTCGCCGAGACGGGAACACTCGATCCGCCGGTCCGCGAGATCCTGCGCACCGCTGGCCTGTCGAACCAGGCCTTCTACCGCCATGTCGACAGCAAGGACGAGCTCCTGCTCCTCATGCTCGACGAAGGTCGTCGATCCCTCGTGTCGTACCTCGAGCGCCGCATGGCGCCGTGCACGACGCCGCAGGACCGGCTCGACGTGTGGACCCGAGGGGTGCTCGCGCAGGCGAGCGATGCGGATGCCGCCCGCCGCACCCGGCCCTTCCTCGCCCAGGCCGATCGGCTGGCGGAGCTGTTCCCCGACGAGCAGCGCCGGTCGGAGGATCTCCTGATCCGCCAGGTCGCGGATGCGGGCGACACGGACGATGCCGGGGCCACCGCGATCTACGACCTCGCGTTCGGTGCGCTCGGGCGGGCCCTGCGCCGTGGCAACGCGCTCACCGGCGAGCAGCTCGACCGGCTCGTCCAACTCGTCCTTGCCGTCGCCGGCGAGACCACCATCGAGAGGAAAGTGTCATGA
- a CDS encoding 2-oxoacid:acceptor oxidoreductase family protein yields the protein MTAAGEREVLLTGIGGQGVQLAARVLAEAAILDGREVQLFASYGGMMRGGNTDATVVIADEPVDAPPVVAKAWAVLGIHAAHLADPLTRLRDDGVLLLNTTVVDPDDIDTPDGVTRIEHAMSTIAQEVGNPMAGSLVAIGALAAATGIVGVDSLASAMAEALPPYRRQHVDSSVAAIRAGAELAA from the coding sequence ATGACCGCCGCCGGCGAGCGCGAGGTGCTGCTCACGGGCATCGGCGGTCAGGGGGTGCAGCTCGCGGCCCGGGTGCTCGCCGAGGCCGCGATCCTCGACGGTCGGGAGGTGCAGCTCTTCGCCAGCTACGGCGGCATGATGCGGGGCGGCAACACCGATGCCACCGTCGTGATCGCCGACGAACCCGTCGACGCACCCCCGGTCGTCGCGAAGGCGTGGGCCGTGCTGGGCATCCATGCGGCCCACCTCGCCGACCCGCTCACCCGGCTCCGCGACGACGGCGTGCTGCTCCTCAACACGACCGTGGTCGACCCGGACGACATCGACACACCGGACGGCGTCACCCGTATCGAACACGCCATGTCCACGATCGCCCAGGAGGTCGGCAACCCCATGGCCGGCTCGCTGGTGGCGATCGGGGCGCTCGCCGCGGCGACGGGGATCGTCGGCGTCGACTCCCTCGCGTCGGCGATGGCCGAAGCGTTGCCGCCGTACCGTCGGCAGCACGTCGACTCGAGTGTCGCCGCGATACGGGCCGGCGCGGAGCTGGCGGCATGA
- a CDS encoding 4Fe-4S dicluster domain-containing protein — protein MTLTRGTVVIDREACKGCDLCIDACPPRVLEMTTTTVNELGHRFPLLVAPGCTGCKACSQICPDFCFQVYKYDTPREIEDPR, from the coding sequence ATGACCCTCACCCGCGGCACCGTCGTCATCGACCGCGAGGCGTGCAAGGGCTGCGACCTGTGCATCGACGCATGCCCGCCCCGAGTGCTCGAGATGACCACTACGACCGTCAACGAGCTGGGCCACCGGTTCCCGCTCCTGGTCGCGCCCGGATGCACGGGCTGCAAGGCGTGCAGCCAGATCTGTCCGGACTTCTGCTTCCAGGTCTACAAGTACGACACGCCTCGCGAGATCGAGGACCCCCGATGA
- a CDS encoding thiamine pyrophosphate-dependent enzyme, translating into MTEHEHEEIEHERIEHRVVLRTDVAPDDATLVDDFTPELVDVGAHHLCPGCGEPIAIRSAVESIAELGAIERTISVFGIGCYTAFSNNLDVEVLQALHGRAPSLATGVKRMRPDALVLTVQGDGDMVNEGLQEVLHAAARGERITCVLLNNGVFGETGGHITSTTVLGQRTKNTLDGRDAERDGHPILISDLVASMGGAAYVARGAVNDAGNVARTRRMLTAAFECQERGDGFSFVEILTMCPTGWFVDTHDAPDYLADVIAGTHQVGVVKDTRGEAAS; encoded by the coding sequence GTGACCGAACACGAGCACGAAGAGATCGAGCACGAGCGAATCGAACACCGTGTCGTCCTGCGCACCGATGTCGCGCCCGATGATGCCACGCTCGTCGACGACTTCACGCCGGAGCTGGTCGACGTCGGCGCCCATCATCTCTGCCCGGGCTGTGGCGAGCCGATCGCGATCCGGTCGGCCGTCGAGTCCATCGCCGAACTGGGCGCGATCGAGCGGACGATCTCGGTCTTCGGGATCGGGTGCTACACGGCCTTCTCGAACAATCTCGACGTCGAGGTGCTCCAGGCGTTGCACGGTCGGGCGCCGTCACTGGCCACGGGCGTGAAGCGGATGCGACCTGATGCACTCGTCCTCACCGTGCAGGGCGACGGTGACATGGTGAACGAGGGTCTCCAGGAGGTGCTGCACGCGGCGGCCCGGGGCGAGCGGATCACGTGCGTCCTGCTGAACAACGGCGTGTTCGGCGAGACGGGCGGGCACATCACGTCCACGACCGTGCTCGGTCAGCGCACCAAGAACACCCTCGACGGCCGCGACGCCGAGCGCGACGGGCATCCGATCCTCATCAGCGACCTCGTGGCGTCGATGGGCGGTGCCGCCTACGTGGCCCGGGGCGCGGTGAACGATGCCGGCAACGTCGCGCGGACCCGACGCATGCTCACCGCCGCCTTCGAGTGCCAGGAGCGCGGCGACGGGTTCTCGTTCGTCGAGATCCTCACGATGTGCCCGACGGGTTGGTTCGTCGACACCCACGATGCGCCCGACTATCTCGCCGACGTGATCGCCGGCACCCACCAGGTCGGGGTCGTGAAGGACACGCGGGGCGAGGCCGCGTCGTGA
- a CDS encoding AMP-binding protein: protein MTQLLVADVLRNAAVGAPERMAVTIGDESRTFAELLAAGERVAGGLAAHGIGPGDVVLLGGTVSIDMADVFVGCALLGAVFAPFDPRLPAETRDHIRTVARPALEVVAGDTDGLAGPIPAPPEIGEQDPHVVFFTSGTSGLPKGVVISNRVSVLRSHPGSQLEPRGVLVCPYPLFHMAGWTMAMQQWHARDGIVFLERADPADIVQAVRHHDAARLNAIPGVWQRILEHLGDGAPLTSLRFADTGTYATPTELLAAIATAAPNAHVRVFYGSTEVGNVTALDHGDILERVGSCGRPSPLVELRLSDEGEMLVRTPVAFDGYLHDPEATAAAFVDGWFRTGDVAAFDDDGFVSIVGRLGQLIRTGGESVSPALVETAFVGSPGLADVAVIGLPDPQWGEVVTLCVVPEPGTTPTLDGLLADVDLAPHQRPRQLAIVDRIPRTAATGQVDRAALAALVPGESTGV, encoded by the coding sequence GTGACCCAGCTCCTGGTCGCCGACGTGCTCCGCAACGCGGCCGTCGGTGCCCCCGAGCGCATGGCCGTCACGATCGGCGACGAGTCCCGTACCTTTGCCGAGCTGCTCGCCGCGGGGGAGCGGGTGGCCGGTGGACTCGCCGCGCACGGCATCGGCCCCGGCGACGTCGTGCTGCTCGGCGGGACCGTGTCGATCGACATGGCGGACGTCTTCGTCGGCTGCGCCCTGCTCGGCGCGGTGTTCGCACCGTTCGACCCGCGGCTGCCGGCCGAGACGCGGGATCACATCCGCACGGTTGCCCGCCCGGCCCTCGAAGTCGTCGCCGGAGACACCGACGGGTTGGCCGGGCCGATCCCGGCCCCACCGGAGATCGGCGAGCAGGATCCGCACGTCGTCTTCTTCACGTCCGGCACCAGCGGGCTGCCCAAGGGGGTCGTGATCTCCAACCGCGTCTCGGTGCTGCGGTCGCATCCCGGGTCCCAGCTCGAGCCCCGCGGGGTACTCGTCTGCCCGTATCCGCTGTTCCACATGGCGGGATGGACGATGGCGATGCAGCAGTGGCACGCCCGCGACGGGATCGTGTTCCTCGAGCGGGCCGATCCTGCCGACATCGTCCAGGCCGTGCGACACCACGACGCGGCCCGGCTCAACGCGATTCCCGGCGTGTGGCAACGGATCCTCGAACACCTCGGCGACGGCGCGCCGCTCACCTCGTTGCGCTTCGCCGACACGGGCACCTACGCCACGCCGACGGAGCTGCTCGCCGCCATCGCCACGGCGGCGCCGAATGCCCACGTCCGGGTGTTCTACGGGTCCACCGAGGTCGGCAACGTCACCGCACTGGATCACGGGGACATCCTCGAACGGGTCGGCAGTTGCGGACGTCCGAGCCCGCTCGTGGAGCTGCGGCTGAGCGACGAGGGCGAGATGCTCGTCCGCACGCCGGTCGCCTTCGACGGCTATCTCCACGACCCGGAGGCGACGGCTGCGGCCTTCGTCGACGGCTGGTTCCGCACCGGCGATGTCGCGGCGTTCGACGACGACGGCTTCGTGTCGATCGTCGGTCGGCTCGGGCAGCTGATCCGCACCGGCGGCGAGTCGGTGTCGCCCGCGCTGGTCGAGACGGCCTTCGTCGGTTCGCCCGGCCTCGCCGACGTCGCGGTCATCGGCCTTCCGGACCCCCAGTGGGGCGAGGTGGTGACGCTGTGTGTCGTCCCCGAGCCGGGCACCACGCCGACCTTGGACGGCCTGCTCGCCGACGTCGATCTCGCGCCCCACCAGCGCCCCCGCCAGCTCGCGATCGTCGACCGGATCCCCCGCACCGCCGCTACCGGCCAGGTCGACCGCGCCGCCCTCGCCGCCCTCGTCCCCGGAGAAAGTACGGGGGTCTGA
- a CDS encoding SRPBCC family protein has translation MASYAATINVDASPEDAFAYLRDPEHRIEWDPSVRRVSDRGDGSYAVTVGFYGKAIDAVQTVESTREPEEIVLTTSGKVKGREVITIAPRDGGSSVTIELDVQLKGMARLLDRGLQVAFAGIGDNIATEMTKQLNRQRG, from the coding sequence ATGGCCTCCTACGCGGCAACCATCAACGTCGACGCCTCCCCCGAGGACGCGTTCGCCTACCTGCGTGACCCCGAGCATCGGATCGAGTGGGACCCGTCGGTGCGCCGCGTGTCGGATCGGGGCGACGGCAGCTACGCCGTCACCGTCGGGTTCTACGGCAAGGCGATCGACGCCGTGCAGACGGTCGAGTCGACCCGGGAGCCCGAGGAGATCGTGCTCACCACCAGCGGCAAGGTGAAGGGCCGCGAGGTCATCACGATCGCGCCCCGCGACGGCGGGTCGTCCGTGACGATCGAGTTGGACGTGCAGCTCAAGGGCATGGCCCGACTGCTCGACCGTGGTCTCCAGGTCGCCTTCGCCGGCATCGGCGACAACATCGCCACCGAGATGACCAAGCAGCTCAACCGCCAGCGAGGCTGA